The Thermoleophilaceae bacterium genome contains the following window.
AACAAGGGCATGACCGGTGCGAAGCGGTTCCTGCTCGGCTCGGTGCCGAACAAGGTGTCGCATCACGCGCCGTGCAGCGTCCTCATCATCCGGACGACCTGAGGAAGTCGAGCAGCAGCTCGCGGAACTGCTCCGGCGTCTCGAGCGGCGCAAGGTGACCCGCGCCTGCGATGAGCTCGTGGCGGGCGTTCGGCATGGCCTCCGCCATCGACTCTGCGCCGGCGATGAAGTCGCCCTTGTCCCGATCGCCGGCCGCGATCAGCGTGGGAGCGTCGATCTCGCTCAGCCGCTGTGGGTTCTCCTCGAGCGGGTCCGGCGCCTCGCTCACATCGGCGCCCTCCTGTAACTCGTAGGCGCGGCGCTGCATCGCGGCCACCTGGTCGCGCAGCGCCTGTGGCGCGTCCGGAAGCGTCCAACCGTCCGCCACCGCCCGCGCGGCAGCGTCGAGGTCCTCGTTCTCGAGTGCCTCCTCCTCGGTCGCCCATATCGACTCGAGCTCCTCGGACGGCTCGAGGTCGGGCGCGGGTGCCGAGATGAGCGCGAGGGCCGACACGCGCTCGGGCGCCACGAGCGCCACCCGCTGCGCCACGGCTCCGCCGAACGAGTTGCCCACGAGCGCGGCGCGGCCGATTCCGAGGTGGTCGAGCGCGCGTAGGACGTCGAGCCATGGCGCCTGCTCGCCGGGCACGACCTCCGCGTCGCCGAAGCCGGGGAGGTCGAGAGCCACCACTCGGTAACCGGCGGCGGCAAGCGGTTTGAGATGGTCCGCCCACATGCGGCGGTCGCACACGCCCGCGTGGAGCAGCACGAGCGCGGGGCCACTGCCGGCTTCGTCATGCGGAAGCACGGCTGGGCAGTATCTCCGAGCTAGGGCTGGGGGCCAAGTGCCGCGGCCGGCTGCACCTCGCCGAAGCCGTAGCGCGTGTCGTAGCCCACGGGGCCGAGATCGAACGCGGTGTGCTCGAGTCGCTGCTCCACCGCGTTGGCCGACGGATGCGCGCCGAGCCTCTTGCTGGCGATGAGGAGCGCGGCGGCGGCGGCCACGTGTGGGCTCGCCATCGAAGTGCCCTCGTACTCGGAGCCGCGCAGCGCGAAGCTGCGGATGCTGCCGTCGTGGGAGAAGGTCTGCTGGAAGATCGGGGGCAGGTCGACGCCCGGATGGCAGTTCGCCTGGTCGTTCGGGTTGTCGTTGTTCGGCGCGTCCGAGCCGCCGCCCGGCGCCACGAGCTTGAGCGTGGAGCCGCCGTTCGAGTAGTCGGCCTGGCACCCGTCCTTCGTGATCGCGCCAACCGAGATCACGTGCGTGGTGCGCGCCGGATACGCCACGGCGTTGTCCGCCTCGTTGCCCGAGGCGGCCACCATCACCACGTTCTTGTGGTGGGCGTAGCGCACCGCAGAGACGATCTCCGGGATCTCCGACGCCGTCACGCTCGTGTCGAACTCGAGGCTCATGTTGATGACCTTGGCGCCGTTCTTCGCGGCGTAGCGGATGGCGCGCGCGATCGCGATCGCATCGCCGGCGCCCTCGGAGTCGAGCACGCGCAGCGGCATGATCTTCACGCCGTATGCGAGGCCGGTGAGGCCGATGCCGTTGTTGGTGGCCTCGGCGATCGTCATGGTCACGTGCGTGCCGTGGCCGTTCTCGTCATTCGCATGGCGGTCGTGGTCCACAAAGTCATAGGCGCGTACGAAGCGTCCGCCGTACAGGTCGGGCGCCTTGCGGAAGCGGTGGTAGTTCTCGTACGCCACTCCGGTGTCGAGCACAGCGACGATCACGCCGCTGCCGCCGGGGGCGTGTGCGGCGATCGCTTCGTCCCATGCCAGCGGCGCGTTCATGCTGAAGGGACCGGTCATGTCCCACTGCGTGGACTGCCAGCCGCTCACCGTGCCGGCGAAGCCCGGATCGTTCGGTATGAAGGACGCGTGCGCGATGTAGTCCGGCACCGCGTACTGGACGTTCTTGTTCCTCTCGAGCTTCGCGATCGTGGCAGGCACCGACTGGTCGCCCGTCAGGCGGAGCATGTGCGATCCGCCCGGCACGCGAGCCGAATACGCGGTGTGGGTGCTGCGCTGCACGGACGCCCGCACCACCCGGGGAGCGCCATCCCGGTACTTCACAATCACACGGCCGGGCACGTAGTCAGCCGCCCACGCGGAGGTGGCGAGGATTAGAAAGGCCGCCGAGAGAGCGGCCAGGACGTAGAGCGGACGGCGCATCAGGCTAGGGTGGGCTCCAAAGAGAGTATTCGGCAGAAACAACCTCTGGCTCCAGAAGTTGTTGTACCTGGCCGGACGTACCCCTGAGTGACATCGATCTTTTTCCCCCGCGACGAGTACTTCATGCGGCTCGCCCTGCGTGAGGCCGAGCGGGCACTGGAGCATGAGGACCTGCCGGTGGGCTGCGTGATCGCCCGCGATCAGGAGGTGATCGGGGCCGCGCCTAACGAGCGGGAGCTGCGCGGGGATCCCACAGCTCATGCCGAGATCCTGGCTCTGAGAGAGGCTTCGCAGGCCGTGGGGGGCTGGCGGCTGGCGGATGCGGTGCTGTACGTGACGCTGGAGCCGTGCGCGATGTGCGCCGGGGCGATGGTGCTCGCCCGGGTGCCGCGTGTGGTCTACGGCGCCCTGAACCCGAAGGCGGGGGCCGCGGGCAGCGTGCTCAACGTGCTGGCCGAGCCGCGCCTCAATCACAGGCCGCAGGTCGCGGGCGGCCTGCTCGCCGATGAGTCCGCGGCGCTGTTGCGGGAGTTCTTCGCCACGCGGCGCTGATCAGCGGCCGGGCTTCGGATAGGTGGTGCCCACCATCCCGTCCCAGGCGCGGTCGGGGAGCACAGCGTGGAGGGCGAGCATCAGGCGAGCCGACGCCGTCACTGGGTAGCGCGTCTTCGGCCGATCCCGGGTGAGCGCGTGTTCGATTTGCCGGGCCACCGCGTCCGGCTTCGCACCGAGCCGGCTGAGCGCCCCCCTGTACGCGCCCGCTGTGGTGGCGGCGACGGCGGCGTTGAACCTGGCGTAGGGGCCATCGTCCGTGCTGGGGTGGCCTATCGAGCCCACCGCGGTGTCGCCGAATTGGGTGCGGATCAGTCCGGGCTCGATCAGCACCACGTGAATGCCGAAACCCGAGACCTCAAAGCGCAGCGCGTCAGACAGCGCCTCCACCGCGTACTTGGTGGCGTGGTAGGCGCCGCCGCCGGGGAAGGTGAGCCTGCCGCCCATCGAGCTGAGGTTCACGATCCGGCCCTCGCGCTTGGTCCGCATGCCCGGAAGCACGAGCTGGCACATCCGGACGAGGCCGAACACGTTGGTCTCGAACTGCCGTCGCAACTGGTCGGGCGGAATCGACTCGACAGCGCCCGACTGGCTGTAGCCGGCGTTGTTCACCAGCGCCCATACCGAGCCGTGTTCTTCGTGTACGGAATTGACGGCCGCCTTCATGGAGTTCTCGTCCGTCACGTCGAGCGCGAGGGTGCGGCAGCCTCGTTGCCGGAGATCCTCGATCGACTCCGGTTTGCGAGCGGTGGCGTAGACCGTGAACTCCGCGCGCTTGGCCAGCCGCTCGGCGGTAGCGCGTCCGATCCCCGTTGAGCAGCCGGTGATCAGCACCGCCTTCTCTGTGCGCGCCATGCCCTAGACGCTAGCCTTCTTGGCGCTCTGGAGGGGTGCCGGAGTGGTTGAACGGGGCGGTCTCGAAAACCGTTAGCGGCGGTTTCGTCGCTCGAGGGTTCGAATCCCTCCCCCTCCGCATTCGCCTCCCTTGGGGGGCGAACTTCTCCACCGCCTGGACTTTTAGGGCCAGTGGCCCCAAAAAACCAGAGCGTGGAGAGCAAGATCGAGCAGCTCGCGACTCGGGCGAAGGGCATCGTCACACGTGCAGAGCTGCTCGATGCCGGCGTGAGCAGCGACGAGATCAGGCACCGCCTGGAGATCGGTGTGCTCTTGACCCAATACCGCGGTGTCTACCGCGTGGGTCATCGAGCTCCGAACTTCGAGTCCTCTTACATGGCTGCTGTAAAGGCTCGCGGTGAGGGGGCGCTGCTCAGCGGGATGGCTGCGGTCTACCTGCTGAGCTTGATCAGGGGAACGCCCCCACAGCCCGAGGTGACTGCTCCCACGCAGCGGCTCGGGGCGCGCCACTCGCCATCGATCTGCCGCAACGACGCCACCACCTGGCGCGGCATTCCGGTGACCACAGTTCCTCGCACGCTGATCGACGTCGCCGCGCGGCTCACCGAGGACGAGCTCGCGCGCATTTGCCACGAAGCCGGTGTGCTCCACAGAGTCACACCCGCGATGGTCGAGCGTCTCCTCAACCCGAATGCGAAAGGGGCCGCCAAGCTCCGCGCCGTCATGCGCGGGGACGCCAAGGTGCTCCTCAGCAAGCTCGAGCGCAGGTTCCAGCAGCGGTTGAAGGATGCCGGCCTGCCCCTGCCGGAAACCAACAGGCCCGTCGGTGGCCGCCGCGTGGATTGCCATTGGCCGGAACACAAACTGACCGTTGAACTCCAGAGCTACGGGTTCCACAACTCGCGCTACTCCTGGGAGCAGGACCAGCGGCGTCAGCGCGAGGCGTACGCGCGAGGTGACCAGTTCCGCAGCTACACCTGGCACGACGTTTTCGAGGAGCCCGTCCAGATGATGCGCGAGCTGAGACAGCTGCTGCCGAATCGCTAGCTTCCAGCGCATGGCCCCAGCGATCGAGACTCGAGGACTCTGCAAGCGCTACGGCGACGTTCGCGCTCTGGATGGCGTGGACCTGAGGGCTGACAAGGGCACCGTGCTCGGGCTCCTCGGGCCGAACGGCGCCGGCAAGACCACGGCCGTGCGCATCCTCACCACGCTGCTCAGGCCAGACGGCGGCAGCGCGCGCGTGGACGGCCTGGACGTGGTGAAGGACGCAACCAGGCTGCGCGAACGGATCGGCCTCGCCGGCCAGTACGCGGCCGTCGACGAGAGCCTGACCGGCCATGAGAACCTCACGCTGTTTGGGCGCCTCTACGGCATGGGCAAGCGTGACGCTCGCGCTCGCGCCAACGAGCTGCTCGAGCGCTTCGATCTCGAGGACGCCGGTGACCGTCTCGTGAGCACCTACTCCGGCGGCATGCGGCGGCGGCTCGACCTCGCCGGCGCGCTCGTGGCGCGCCCGCCCGTGCTCTTCCTCGACGAGCCCACCACCGGGCTCGACCCGCGCAGCCGCCTGGGCCTCTGGCAGACGATCGAGGATCGAGTGAGCGAGGGCGCCACCGTTCTCCTCACCACGCAGTACCTCGATGAGGCCGATCGGCTGGCCGACCAGATCGCGGTGATCGACCACGGCAAGGTGATCGCCGAGGGCAGCGCGGCGCAATTGAAGGACCGCGTGGGCGGCGACCGCCTGGAGGTCCACCTCGAGGACGAAACCCAGATCGAACGGGCGAGCCAGGCCCTGGCCTCCGTGGTAAGCGAATCCCCCGAACTCAGAGACGGTGTGCTCACTGCTGCAGTTTCGAGAAGAGACGGCACCGTGGCGAACGCGCTGCGACGCCTGGACGACGCAGGCATCGAGGTGAGTGACCTCACGCTCAGGCGCCCCAGCCTGGATGACGTGTTTCTAGCCCTCACCGGGCGCGAGGCGGAGGAGACCGAATGACCGCCTTCCACGACGCCCTGCTCCTCGCCGAGCGCAACCTGCGCCGCCTCCCGCGCAACCCCGACCTGCTGGTGGGCGTGACCTTCCAGCCGATCATGTTCGTGGTCCTATTCACGTACGTGTTCGGCGGGGCGATCGTCACCCCCGGGTACGACTACATCGACTTCTTCCTGCCCGGCATCGTGATCCAGATGATCGCGTTCACCGGCTACGCCACCTCGCTCGGCATCTCGGACGACCTGCGCAAGGGCCTGATCGACCGCTTCCGCTCGTTGCCCATCGCGCGCTCGGCGGTGATCGCCGGCCGCACCTTCAGCGACATCGCGATGAACGTGATCGCGCTCACCACGATGCTGATCGTGGGCTTCATCGTCGGCTTCTCCTTCAACGCGAACGCCGCGGAGATCGTTGCCGGCCTCGCACTCGTCCTGTTCTTCGGCTACGCGATGTCGTGGGTGTACGCGTTCATCGGGCTCATCTCGTCAACGCCCGAGTCGGCCTCCGCGCTGATCACGGTGATCATCTTCCCGCTCACGTTCGTGTCGTCGGTCTACGTGCCGACCCAGTCGATGCCCAAGGTGCTCGAGGCGATCGCGAACGCGAACCCGATCACCACGATCGTGGACGCACTGCGCGCGCTCTGGCTCGGCGCGCCCGCCGGTACCGACATCTGGGTCGGGCTCCTCTGGTGCGTGGGGATCACCGCGGTGTTCTCGGTGCTCGCGACGGCGCGCTACCGGCGCACCGTGGCGCGCTGAGCGAGAAGCGCTTTCACCATCACATCGGCCGCCGCGGCGTTCGACAGGCCACTTCCTGAAAGCTGCCGCCAGGTGCCGAAGTTGAGCGCCAGGTCCAGAGCGGCCTGCGCCTTCTTGCCGCGCGGCAAGGCCGGCGCCAGCGCGGAACGAGCGCGGGCCAGCTGTTCGCCAAAGCGAAGGAAGAAGAGCTCGCGCGAGAGCTCGTGCGTCTCCATGTCGGCGTGCACGCGGCCGAACATGTCCTGGTTGCGCTCATAGAACCCGTACATCTCGGTAAGCCCTAATTGCAGCCGTTCTTCGCCGCGCAGCGCCCGCCACGCCGACGGATCGGGCGCGGGATTCCGTTGCATGTAGAGGCCGGAGCACGCCAGCCCGAGGTCGCGCTCGGTGGGGAAGTGGCTGTAGAGCGTCGCCCGCTGGACGCCGGCCAGCTCGGCGACGTCGCTGAAAGTGGTTCGCGCGGGTCCCTTGGTCGAGTGCAACTGGATCGCGGCCTCCACGATCCGCCGCCGCGTCTCGGCCTGCGCCTCAGCGCGCTTCTTGAGCTCGTACTTACGCTTCATTGAACAGCATTGTATAGCTAAAGCTTGACAGCCGCACGCGGCCGGTGTATGAATCGCTATACACCTGTGCTCAACCAAAGGATCGGCCCATGCAGACTCGCATCGACAACATCACCGGCGGCATCTACCGGATCTCCACGTGGAACGAGGACTACGGCATCACGTTCAACCAGTTCCTCATCGACGACGAGCGTCCCACGCTCATCCACACCGGCGAGTACGACCACTACGAGGCCATCCGCGGCGCGATCAGCCAGGTGCTCGACCCCGCGACGCTGGCGAACATCATCCTGCTCCACTGGGAGGGCGACGAGAACGGCGGGATGGACCGCTTCATGGCGGAGGCGCGCGAGTCGGAACTGGTGGGATCGGCGCTGTCGATCGGCCTGAACGCCCACGGCTTCGGTCTACACGAGCGCGTCCGCGGCTTCACGGACGGCGAGAAGCTCGAGCTGGGAAAGCACACGCTGCGCTTCCTCGAGACACCGCACGTGCACCATTGGGACTCGATGATGATCGTGGAGGAGTCCACGGGCAGCCTCTTCCCGTCCGACCTCTATCTCCAGCCGGGCGATCAGCCGCCGGTGGTCACGGAGAACCTGTCTGACGCGATGATCGAGGTGTACCGCGGAGTGGGCATCTTCGCCCACGAGAACCCGGTCCGCGCGGTCGACGAGCGCATCGCGGCGCTGGCGCCCGAATGGATCCACAGCATGCACGGCGGCAGCATCGCCGGCGATTCGCTGCGCTACTTCTCGCAGGCGCTTCAGGAGCGCGAGTTCGCGTACGCCGGCTGGCTCCTCGGCCGGGAGGTCGGAGCTCCCAGCGAGCAGCGCTAGACGCCGGAAAGAGCCCGGCAGCCGCCCAGGCCCGCGATCTCGACCGGGAGGGAGCGAGCGCGTCTGCGCTCATCGCTCCCGCGCACTAGCGCTCGACCCGGATCGCGCCCTGCGCGACCGCAATCATCTCCGGCACGCGCACGAGCTTCACGCGCGGGCGGCCCTGAGGCTCGCCCAGACCCTGCTCATGTGTGTCGATGGCCTCCCAGCCCTCCCAGGTGACGAGGCTGGGCACGCACTCGCGCAACCACGCCTCGATCGCCTCGGGGTCGGACGAGGCCGAAGGCTCATTCAGGCGGCCCGCCTCCACGTCCTCCACGACGCGCGCGACGGTGTCCGCCGCGTCCTTCTTGTTCGTGCCGATCACGCCGCTCGGGCCGCGCTTGATCCAGCCCACCGCGTACTCGCCGGGCAGCCGCTCGCCGTCCTCGGAGGTCACGCGCCCGCCCTCGTTGTGGATGAGCCCGCGGCGCTCGTCGAACGGCACGCCCGGCAGCGGGTTGCCGCGGTAGCCGATGGAGCGCAGCACGAGGCCGCACGAGATCACTTCCTCCTCGCCCGTGGACACCGCCCGCAGGCGGCCGCTCTCATCGGGCTCGATCCGGTTGCGAACCACTCGCAGGCCGGTGACGCAGCCGGAGTCCTCCTCGCCGAGCACCTCCACCGGGGACCGCAGGAAACGCAGCTCGATGCGGTGGCTCTTGTCGCCCGGCGGTAGCTGCGAGTACTCGCGCAGGATCTCGACGTTGCGCCGGTTGGTGGGCTCGGCCGCGTCGGATTCCAGCCATGCCGCGCTGTGCTCGTCCAGTTCCACCTCGGCGGGATCCACGATCACGTTCGCCCGCTGCAGCTCGCCCAGCTCGCGCAGCTCGGGGTTGGTGAACGCCGCCTGCGCCGGCCCGCGCCGTCCCAGCAGGATCACGTGCTCCACCTGTGCCGCCGCGAGGCCCGCCACGGCGTGGTCCGCGGTATCGGTGACGTTGATCTCGTCGGGATCGAGCACGAGCATGCGCGCCACGTCGATGGCCACGTTGCCATTCCCGATCACCACGGCGCGAGTGGCGGAGAGGTCGAATTCCGCGTCCGCGAAGTCGGGATGGCCGTTGTACCAGGCCACGAACTCCGTGGCCGAGTGCGATCCGGGACGATCCTCGCCGGGAATGCCTAGGCGGTTGTCCGTGGCGGTTCCCACCGCGTACACCACCGCGTGGTAGCGCTCGAGCAGGTCCTCCCGCTGCACATCTGAGCCGAGCTCGACGCCGCCGAAGAAGCGAAAGCCCGGCTTCCGCGCTGTCTTCTCGTATACGCGCGTGACCGACTTGATCTTCGGGTGATCCGGCGCCACACCCGCGCGAACCAGCCCGAACGGCGTGGGGAGGACGTCGTACAGATCGACCTCGAATCCCTGGCCCAGGAGCTGTTCGGCCGTATAGAAACCCGCCGGCCCCGCGCCGACGATGGCTGCCCGTCGAGCACTCATCGGGCCGGAGGATACGCATCTGTGGTTGATTTCCATCTGGCACATGGCCATCGACATCGACAAGATCGTCGCGATCGACGTGCACACGCACGCCGAGCGCTCGTCGCACGGCGAGGAGGACGAGGTCGCGCTCGAGTACCTCGCGGCGGCCAAGAAGTACTTCGGCGGCGAGCCACCGCGCCCGACCACCCAGGAGGTGGCCGACTACTACCGCAGCCTCAACATGGCGGCCATCGTCTTCACCGTGGACGACGAGTCCGGCATGGGCCGCAAGCGCGTTCCGAACGAGGAGGTGGCCGAGCTCGCGCATAAGAACGACGACGTGCTGATCCCGTTTGCGAGCGTGGACCCGCACAAGGGCAAGCTCGGCATCCGCGAGGCCAGGTGGCTGATCGAGGAACACAAGGTGCGCGGCTTCAAGTTCCACCCGAACACGCAGGCGTTCTGGCCGAACGACAGGACCTTCTATCCGCTCTACGAGGTGATCGCCGAGGCGGGCCTCATCGCGCTCTTCCACTCGGGCACGACCGGCATCGGAGCCGGCATGCCGGGCGGCGGCGGCGTGCATCTCAAGTACTCGAATCCCATGTGCATCGACGACGTGGCGGCCGACTTCCCGGACCTCGACATCATCCTCGCCCATCCGTCCTTCCCCTGGCAGGACGAGGCGCTGGCGATCGCGGTGCACAAGCCCAACGTCTACATCGACCTGTCCGGCTGGTCGCCGAAGTACTTCCCGAAGAACCTGATCCAGTACACGAACACCCTGCTGAAGAACAAGATGCTCTTCGGCTCCGACTACCCGCTGATCACGCCCGAGCGCTGGATCGCGGACTTCGAGAAGATCGACATCAAGGACGAGGTGCGGCCGCTCGTGCTGAAGGAGAACGCGGCGCGGCTTCTGAAGCTCAGAGGTGGAGCCGCATGAAGCGGTTGTGCCCGTCCAGCTCCTCCACGTAGGAGCTGAAGCCGAGCCGCTCGTACAGAGCCAGCGCCGGCGCGTTCGCATCGTTCACGTCCAGCTCCAGGCGGCGGCAGCCCCTCTCGCGCGCCCGCCCGGCGGCGGCGCGCACGAGCTCCGCTCCGAGGCCGCGTCCGCGTGCGGCGTCCTCCACGTAGAGGTCCTCGAGCAGGCAGTCCGGGGCATCCCACCAGAGGCTGTAGCGGTAGCGGAGCTGGCAGACGCCGGCCGCGCCCTCGTCCACGGCGCCGAGCAGGAAGTCCGTGTTCTCGTCCGCCAGCAGCCGCTCGATCCCGAGGGCGAACGTATCGTCGTCCGGCCAGTCGCGCCTCCACCAGTTGCGGAACGCGATCATCAGCCGCGTGACATCCGCGGCCTCGTCAGGTCCCGCGACCCAGACCCTCAATCGTCGTCCGGCCAGCGGCCGTGCTCATCGAAGTAAACGCGCGCCGCCTCCTCCTTCGCGGCCTGAGGCGTTCCCCGCTCCACGATGTGGATCACGACGGGGTAGGCCACGAGACCCACGACCGCGATGATCGCCGCTATCAGCTCCACGGTCTGCACCGCGTCGAACGGTAATAGCTACACGGGCAGGTCGGCCTCGCCACCGGAGCGCTTGGCTCCGTACATGGCCTGGTCGGCGGCGTTGAAGAGCGCGCTCGGCGTGACACCGTCGGCAGGGCACACCGCCACGCCGAAGCTCGCGCGCAGCCCGCTCAGGCGCTCGTCCTGCTGGAACGCGAGCGCGGAGGACACGCGGTCCACCACGTCCCCCGCAATCTCGTTCCCCGCCTCCACCAGGATGAGACCGAACTCGTCGCCCCCCAGCCGGTAGGCGCCATCCGAGCTGCGCAGGGCGTCGCGCAGCACAGCCGCCACGTGCTCGAGGGCCTGATCGCCGGCGAGATGGCCGTGACGGTCGTTCACGTCCTTGAACCCGTCGAGATCGCAGACCACGAGCGCGAACGAGGTGCCGTAGCGCAGCGCGCGCGAGGTCTCGAGCTCGAGCCGCGCCATGAACGAGCGGCGGTTGCCGAGGCGAGTGAGGGGATCGTGGTCGGCGAGGAAGCGCATCTCCTCGAACTGGGCCATCGAGTCGAGAGCGGTCGTGGCCTGGTTGGCGAACATGCGCAGGGCCTTGAGGCTGTCGCGCGAGGGAATCAGGCGGTCCTCCGGGTCGTCCACCCAGATCAGCGCGATCACCTCGCGGTCGCGGTCATACAGCGGCACGAGCAGCCAGTGGTGGTTCCAGGCGTTCGGCCCGCGGCCGTTCGACACCGATGAGTAGGTGGGCTCGTGGGTGTTCACGCGCGCCCGTGCCTCCTCGGGCGTGACGAGGAAGCAGCCTTCGACCTCGAACTGCGAGTCGAGCAGCGGCTTGATCGATTGGATCGACACCGGCGGCGGGAGCGTGACGCCGGCCATGTCCCAGCCCGACGCGGCGCGCACGTGGAAGCGCCCGTCCGTTCGATCCAGCAGGTCAATCGAGACCTTCTCGAACCTGAGCGCCTCACGGATGCCGTCGCACACCGATTCGAGGATGGAGTCGATCGAGCGCGACTCGGTGAGCCGCGAGGACACGAGGAGCAGCTGCTCGAGGGACTGCCGGTAGTGGCCGGCGCGCTCCGCCTCCTGAGTGCTCTCAACGGCCAGCGCGGCGTGCGCGGCCACGGCCACGAGCACGTCCAGCTCGGCGTCGCTCGGCGTTCGCCCGGACGCGGGCTCGTCCACGGAGATCAGCCCGAGCGTGCTGCCGTCGCCGCGGCGCAGCGGCACGAGCAGCGCGTCCTCGGGATGCCACGCGTCCGGCTCGCTGCTCGGCGCCCAGTCCGGAACGAAGCTCGCGCCGTCGATGGAATTCCAATCGAACTCGTTGTGGGGGATGAAGTAGGCGCCACGGCGCAGGAAGCGCTCGTGGATCAGCGGGGCGATGTCCTCCCACTCGCGCACGGTTCCCATCAGAACCCCGCGCGCCTCCTCGCTGCCGTGCACGGCGGTGACCTCGAAGTCGTTCCAGGCCGGCCGGTAGAGGGTGATCACCACCGTGGCGAAGCCGAGCGACTCGCACACGGTGCGCGCGATCGCGTCGAGGACCGAGGAAAGCTTGTGCTCGCCCCGCAGCAGGCGGGTGACCTCGAGAAGTCCCCTCAGGTGGGCGATCGACGACTCCGGCGACCCGGAGCGGTCGATCTCGTGTCGGGGCGTGTTCGGCTGCATCTCGTGACAGGGCAGGAGCGCAGAGCGGGTCCTCCCTACTGCTAGATCGACTCTCACCCCACCCGACTTGAATCTGGCCCCTCGGTCTGGCCGAGGAACTCCGCCGTTTGGCGAGACCACTACGCTGAGCCTGCAGATGGGCATTTTTTCGTCGCAATTGGGCGCCCGTGACATGGCGATCGACCTCGGCACGGCGAACACGCTTGTGTACGTCCGCGGCCGCGGAATTGTGGTGTCCGAGCCATCGGTTGTGGCGATGGATACGAACACCGGCGCCGTTCACGCGGTGGGCAGCGAGGCCAAGCGCATGATCGGGCGCACGCCGGCATCGATCTCGGCGATCCGGCCTCTGCGCCACGGCGTGATCGCCGACTTCGAGGTGACCGAGCAGATGCTCCGGTACTTCATCCGCAAGGTCCACCAGAGCCGCTTCGCGCACCCGCGACTCGTGATGTGCGCGCCGTCCGGCGTGACCGACGTGGAGAAGCGCGCGGTGATCGAGGCCTCCCTCTCCGCCGGCGCGCGTCGCGTGAACCTGATCGAGGAGCCGATCGCCGCGGCCATCGGCGCCGGGCTCGCCATCGAGGAGCCCGTGGGCAACATGGTGGTGGACGTGGGCGGCGGCACCACCGAGGTGGCGGTGATCTCGCTGGGCGGAATTGTGGTGGCGGAATCGGTGCGCACCGGCGGGTACGAGCTCGACGAGGCCATCGCCGGCTACATCAAGCGCGAGCACGGCATCGCGATCGGCCAG
Protein-coding sequences here:
- a CDS encoding sensor domain-containing diguanylate cyclase, whose product is MQPNTPRHEIDRSGSPESSIAHLRGLLEVTRLLRGEHKLSSVLDAIARTVCESLGFATVVITLYRPAWNDFEVTAVHGSEEARGVLMGTVREWEDIAPLIHERFLRRGAYFIPHNEFDWNSIDGASFVPDWAPSSEPDAWHPEDALLVPLRRGDGSTLGLISVDEPASGRTPSDAELDVLVAVAAHAALAVESTQEAERAGHYRQSLEQLLLVSSRLTESRSIDSILESVCDGIREALRFEKVSIDLLDRTDGRFHVRAASGWDMAGVTLPPPVSIQSIKPLLDSQFEVEGCFLVTPEEARARVNTHEPTYSSVSNGRGPNAWNHHWLLVPLYDRDREVIALIWVDDPEDRLIPSRDSLKALRMFANQATTALDSMAQFEEMRFLADHDPLTRLGNRRSFMARLELETSRALRYGTSFALVVCDLDGFKDVNDRHGHLAGDQALEHVAAVLRDALRSSDGAYRLGGDEFGLILVEAGNEIAGDVVDRVSSALAFQQDERLSGLRASFGVAVCPADGVTPSALFNAADQAMYGAKRSGGEADLPV
- a CDS encoding rod shape-determining protein codes for the protein MGIFSSQLGARDMAIDLGTANTLVYVRGRGIVVSEPSVVAMDTNTGAVHAVGSEAKRMIGRTPASISAIRPLRHGVIADFEVTEQMLRYFIRKVHQSRFAHPRLVMCAPSGVTDVEKRAVIEASLSAGARRVNLIEEPIAAAIGAGLAIEEPVGNMVVDVGGGTTEVAVISLGGIVVAESVRTGGYELDEAIAGYIKREHGIAIGQQTAEDIKLSIGSARPQEEEQSAEVRGRDLVSGLPKSVMLTAEEVRGALEAPLVEIIDAVKETLERTPPELAADIAERGILLAGGGVLLQGFDERIREETGMPASLAESPLTCVAVGSGRSLEEFETIARTGGDGASRTRAKRLAQRVRT
- a CDS encoding GNAT family N-acetyltransferase, translated to MRVWVAGPDEAADVTRLMIAFRNWWRRDWPDDDTFALGIERLLADENTDFLLGAVDEGAAGVCQLRYRYSLWWDAPDCLLEDLYVEDAARGRGLGAELVRAAAGRARERGCRRLELDVNDANAPALALYERLGFSSYVEELDGHNRFMRLHL
- a CDS encoding amidohydrolase family protein produces the protein MAIDIDKIVAIDVHTHAERSSHGEEDEVALEYLAAAKKYFGGEPPRPTTQEVADYYRSLNMAAIVFTVDDESGMGRKRVPNEEVAELAHKNDDVLIPFASVDPHKGKLGIREARWLIEEHKVRGFKFHPNTQAFWPNDRTFYPLYEVIAEAGLIALFHSGTTGIGAGMPGGGGVHLKYSNPMCIDDVAADFPDLDIILAHPSFPWQDEALAIAVHKPNVYIDLSGWSPKYFPKNLIQYTNTLLKNKMLFGSDYPLITPERWIADFEKIDIKDEVRPLVLKENAARLLKLRGGAA
- a CDS encoding FAD-dependent oxidoreductase, which translates into the protein MSARRAAIVGAGPAGFYTAEQLLGQGFEVDLYDVLPTPFGLVRAGVAPDHPKIKSVTRVYEKTARKPGFRFFGGVELGSDVQREDLLERYHAVVYAVGTATDNRLGIPGEDRPGSHSATEFVAWYNGHPDFADAEFDLSATRAVVIGNGNVAIDVARMLVLDPDEINVTDTADHAVAGLAAAQVEHVILLGRRGPAQAAFTNPELRELGELQRANVIVDPAEVELDEHSAAWLESDAAEPTNRRNVEILREYSQLPPGDKSHRIELRFLRSPVEVLGEEDSGCVTGLRVVRNRIEPDESGRLRAVSTGEEEVISCGLVLRSIGYRGNPLPGVPFDERRGLIHNEGGRVTSEDGERLPGEYAVGWIKRGPSGVIGTNKKDAADTVARVVEDVEAGRLNEPSASSDPEAIEAWLRECVPSLVTWEGWEAIDTHEQGLGEPQGRPRVKLVRVPEMIAVAQGAIRVER